In a single window of the Arthrobacter sp. StoSoilA2 genome:
- a CDS encoding methylated-DNA--[protein]-cysteine S-methyltransferase, which produces MTLESLPDHAEVAVLLKPLDAGIEPALSNLHARLVRAAQESHSLDIAYSVVDSPVGKLLLAATEHGLVRVAFERENHEAVLQLLASTVSPRILHAPSQLEAAARQLDEYFNRTRQDFDLPLDFQLARGFRLNVLHHLPHIAYGRTESYAQVAQAAGSAKAVRAVGTACATNPLPVIVPCHRVVKSDGTFGGYLGGTEAKRRLLTLEAAA; this is translated from the coding sequence ATGACTCTTGAATCACTCCCGGACCACGCCGAGGTTGCCGTGCTCCTTAAGCCCCTCGACGCCGGAATCGAACCCGCCCTGTCCAACCTCCACGCGAGACTTGTCCGCGCTGCCCAGGAAAGCCATTCCCTGGATATCGCATACTCAGTGGTGGATTCACCTGTGGGCAAGCTCCTTTTGGCGGCTACGGAACATGGCCTTGTGCGGGTAGCGTTCGAGCGTGAGAACCATGAGGCCGTATTGCAATTGCTGGCCAGCACGGTGAGTCCCCGCATCCTGCATGCACCCTCACAACTTGAGGCCGCTGCCCGCCAATTGGACGAGTACTTCAACCGCACCCGTCAGGATTTCGACCTTCCCTTGGATTTCCAGCTCGCACGCGGGTTCCGCCTCAATGTCCTCCACCACTTGCCGCACATTGCCTACGGCAGGACCGAGAGTTACGCACAGGTGGCCCAGGCCGCCGGAAGCGCCAAAGCTGTGCGCGCCGTTGGAACCGCCTGCGCCACGAACCCGCTGCCGGTGATCGTTCCCTGCCACCGCGTGGTGAAGTCCGACGGCACTTTCGGCGGTTACCTTGGCGGAACCGAGGCGAAACGAAGGCTCCTCACACTTGAGGCTGCCGCATGA
- a CDS encoding methylated-DNA--[protein]-cysteine S-methyltransferase: MNTRHTTMDSPLGQLTLTARGEFLTGIFYEGHWHMPPPDYFGVPARIDEPLFEQTRVQLDEYLEGKRTQFDVAFEARGNAFQEKVWQRLQHIPFGETISYGELALEMGDPHLAQAVGSAVGRNPISIIIPCHRVVGRKGQLTGYAGGLRNKRFLLELEEPAVVKEGKLF; the protein is encoded by the coding sequence ATGAACACCAGGCACACCACCATGGATTCCCCGCTGGGGCAGCTGACGCTGACTGCCCGCGGGGAGTTTTTGACGGGCATCTTTTACGAGGGCCATTGGCACATGCCTCCGCCGGACTACTTCGGAGTCCCGGCACGTATCGACGAGCCACTCTTCGAGCAGACCCGTGTCCAACTCGATGAGTATCTCGAAGGAAAGCGCACTCAATTCGACGTCGCTTTTGAGGCCCGGGGCAATGCCTTCCAAGAGAAGGTCTGGCAGCGGCTCCAACACATTCCTTTTGGGGAAACCATTAGCTACGGCGAACTCGCTCTCGAGATGGGGGACCCCCATCTGGCCCAGGCTGTTGGATCCGCAGTAGGGCGGAATCCCATTAGCATCATCATCCCGTGCCACCGCGTGGTGGGGCGCAAGGGGCAACTCACGGGCTACGCGGGAGGCCTGCGCAACAAGCGCTTCCTTCTTGAGCTCGAAGAGCCAGCCGTCGTGAAAGAGGGCAAGCTCTTCTGA
- a CDS encoding aminodeoxychorismate/anthranilate synthase component II, whose amino-acid sequence MSSTKILVVDNYDSFVYTLVGYLQELGAETTVVRNDDVTLAEAKELAAARDGVLISPGPGTPAEAGVCIDLIKWCGEAAKPMFGVCLGHQALAEAYGGVVTHAPELMHGKTSPVQHEGKSVFVGLPSPVTATRYHSLAAVRDSIPDVLEITAETTNGVVMGLQHKTAPLCGVQFHPESVLTEGGYQMLGNWLESLGMTGAAERASKLSPLIQH is encoded by the coding sequence ATGAGCTCAACAAAAATCCTCGTCGTGGACAACTACGACAGCTTCGTTTACACCCTGGTGGGCTACCTGCAGGAACTGGGCGCAGAGACAACCGTGGTCCGAAATGACGACGTGACACTCGCAGAAGCCAAGGAGCTTGCCGCTGCCCGTGATGGAGTCCTTATCTCTCCCGGTCCAGGAACGCCGGCAGAAGCCGGTGTTTGCATCGACCTCATCAAGTGGTGCGGCGAGGCCGCCAAGCCTATGTTCGGAGTGTGCCTTGGCCACCAGGCCCTTGCCGAAGCCTATGGGGGCGTTGTCACCCACGCTCCTGAGCTCATGCACGGGAAAACTTCGCCGGTGCAGCACGAAGGCAAGAGTGTCTTTGTCGGGCTTCCGTCGCCCGTAACGGCCACGCGCTACCACTCACTCGCCGCGGTTCGCGACTCGATCCCCGACGTCCTGGAGATCACGGCCGAGACCACGAACGGTGTGGTCATGGGCCTGCAGCACAAGACCGCTCCCCTCTGCGGTGTGCAGTTCCACCCGGAATCAGTCCTCACCGAAGGCGGCTACCAGATGCTGGGCAACTGGCTGGAGTCCCTCGGCATGACCGGAGCTGCCGAACGTGCTTCGAAGCTGAGTCCGCTGATCCAGCACTGA
- a CDS encoding class E sortase gives MRTISQVLGELLITAGIVLLLFVGWELWWTNVEADAKQTEAVKSFAQEFAGPVTPAASQATDYGPPVVGTAPAHGKTIGIMYIPRFGPDYTRPIIEGTDQDVLDTLGLGHYGNTSMPGALGNFAVAGHRQTHGAVLDNIHTLVPGDKIYVQTPDGYYTYVFRNNQIVLPSQTDVLMPVPTQPGVTPRESILTMTSCNPRFGSQERIIAYSVLEGWQPASAGPPSEIAAQVAQAQGKG, from the coding sequence ATGCGCACTATCAGCCAGGTACTGGGCGAGTTGCTCATTACCGCAGGCATTGTCCTCTTGCTTTTTGTGGGCTGGGAGCTGTGGTGGACCAACGTGGAGGCCGACGCCAAGCAGACCGAAGCCGTGAAGAGTTTTGCACAGGAATTTGCGGGGCCGGTAACGCCAGCCGCCAGCCAGGCCACGGACTACGGTCCGCCCGTCGTCGGGACAGCACCTGCCCATGGGAAAACCATCGGGATCATGTACATCCCGCGATTCGGTCCGGACTACACGCGGCCCATTATCGAAGGAACAGACCAGGATGTCCTGGACACGCTGGGCCTGGGACACTACGGAAACACCAGCATGCCTGGAGCCCTCGGCAATTTCGCCGTCGCGGGGCACCGGCAAACACACGGCGCTGTACTGGATAACATCCACACCCTGGTCCCCGGGGACAAGATTTACGTCCAGACGCCAGACGGCTATTACACCTATGTTTTCCGCAACAACCAGATTGTGTTGCCCAGCCAAACCGACGTCTTGATGCCGGTCCCCACCCAACCCGGAGTCACGCCCCGTGAAAGCATCCTGACCATGACCAGTTGCAACCCGCGCTTCGGATCCCAGGAACGCATCATCGCCTACTCCGTCCTTGAGGGTTGGCAACCGGCCTCAGCCGGACCGCCGTCGGAAATAGCCGCCCAAGTAGCCCAAGCCCAAGGAAAGGGGTAA
- a CDS encoding cell division protein CrgA → MPESKPRKRPARQAQQTSAAQQYKPNPVWYKPVMFGLMILGLIWIITFYITEGKFPVQEWASWNIVAGFGIAIVGFLMTTRWRA, encoded by the coding sequence GTGCCCGAGTCCAAGCCCCGCAAGCGGCCTGCCCGTCAGGCCCAGCAGACTTCCGCCGCACAGCAGTACAAGCCGAATCCCGTTTGGTACAAGCCGGTCATGTTCGGCCTGATGATCCTGGGGCTGATCTGGATCATCACGTTCTACATCACCGAGGGCAAGTTCCCCGTGCAGGAATGGGCTTCGTGGAACATCGTTGCCGGGTTCGGCATCGCCATCGTCGGATTCCTCATGACTACGCGCTGGCGCGCCTAG
- a CDS encoding alpha-ketoglutarate-dependent dioxygenase AlkB, with amino-acid sequence MSEDALFPLTLIQPDTHDAGPRVIAPGAVHVPGWLSLEQQRWIVQRFGEWTHGPVPLRAATLPGGHRMSVRTLCLGWHWQPYRYTREATDVNGRPVLEFPEWMVRLGRKAVADAYLPGPEGNEALPELAGNYTPDAALVNFYDRGATMGMHQDKDERSNAPVVSLSIGETCLFRFGNTQTRTKPYTDVELRSGDLFVFGGASRFSYHGIPKVLPGTCPEGCGLSHGRINITMRVTGLS; translated from the coding sequence ATGAGCGAGGACGCCCTTTTTCCGTTGACGCTTATCCAACCTGACACCCACGACGCCGGCCCCCGGGTGATAGCTCCAGGCGCCGTGCACGTGCCGGGCTGGCTCAGCCTGGAGCAGCAGAGGTGGATCGTGCAACGCTTTGGCGAATGGACACACGGGCCGGTGCCCCTGCGGGCAGCGACGTTGCCGGGAGGGCACCGGATGTCTGTCCGGACCCTTTGCCTGGGCTGGCATTGGCAGCCCTACCGTTACACGCGGGAAGCTACGGACGTGAACGGCAGGCCGGTACTCGAGTTCCCGGAGTGGATGGTTCGCTTGGGCAGGAAGGCCGTAGCCGATGCTTACTTGCCCGGGCCGGAAGGCAACGAGGCCCTCCCCGAACTCGCCGGCAATTACACACCCGATGCCGCACTGGTGAACTTCTACGATCGCGGGGCCACCATGGGCATGCATCAGGACAAGGATGAACGTTCCAATGCTCCGGTAGTGTCGCTCAGCATCGGGGAGACGTGCCTCTTCCGTTTCGGCAACACCCAGACGCGCACCAAGCCGTATACGGACGTCGAACTCCGGTCGGGAGACCTTTTCGTTTTCGGCGGAGCCTCGAGGTTCTCGTATCACGGCATCCCAAAGGTCCTCCCCGGAACCTGCCCGGAAGGGTGTGGGCTCTCCCACGGACGAATCAACATCACCATGCGTGTCACGGGGTTGTCCTAG
- a CDS encoding glycosyltransferase family 2 protein has translation MSADRPVAGALKEVPVPPGVSIVIPAYNEESVIRQCLIAAIYQSVPAEEIIVVDNLSTDRTPRIVRQMQQEYPESPIILLRQDATQGLIPTRNFGLNSANGEIVGRIDADSVLEPDWVEQVQKAFMDPSVQAATGPVVYYDMPMRRFGLKADDKMRQLMLRLAKHQYHFLFGSNMALRRTAWETIRDETCLDEKDEMHEDIDLSLHLAEHDLHVRYCPQMVSGMSARRLEDSPRDYRYYVTRFDRTYKAHNVKKMALKAPMVVFFSVYFPAKLLRAIHTANAAQGIRRSSL, from the coding sequence ATGTCAGCCGATAGACCCGTTGCGGGTGCCCTCAAGGAAGTCCCGGTGCCTCCGGGGGTTTCAATCGTCATCCCGGCGTATAACGAGGAAAGCGTCATTCGCCAGTGCCTCATCGCGGCCATCTACCAGTCTGTTCCTGCTGAAGAAATCATCGTGGTGGACAATCTCTCCACCGACCGCACCCCCAGGATAGTGCGCCAGATGCAGCAGGAATACCCGGAAAGCCCCATTATCCTTTTACGGCAGGACGCCACGCAGGGACTCATTCCCACCCGCAACTTTGGGCTCAACAGCGCCAACGGGGAAATCGTAGGGCGCATCGACGCCGATTCCGTCCTCGAGCCTGACTGGGTTGAGCAAGTCCAGAAGGCCTTCATGGACCCGTCCGTCCAGGCGGCTACCGGACCTGTTGTCTATTACGACATGCCAATGCGCCGGTTCGGGCTCAAAGCGGATGACAAAATGCGCCAGCTGATGCTGCGCCTGGCCAAGCACCAGTACCACTTCCTGTTCGGTTCCAACATGGCCCTCCGTCGTACCGCATGGGAAACCATCCGGGACGAAACATGCCTGGATGAAAAGGATGAGATGCACGAGGACATCGACCTCTCACTGCACCTCGCCGAGCACGATCTCCATGTCCGGTATTGCCCGCAAATGGTGTCCGGCATGTCGGCCCGGCGCCTTGAGGACTCTCCTCGCGACTACCGCTATTACGTCACGCGCTTCGACCGGACGTACAAGGCGCACAACGTGAAGAAGATGGCCCTGAAAGCGCCCATGGTGGTGTTCTTCTCGGTCTACTTCCCCGCCAAACTCCTGCGGGCCATTCATACGGCCAACGCGGCGCAGGGCATTCGACGCAGCAGCCTTTAG
- a CDS encoding DNA-3-methyladenine glycosylase I, which translates to MTTEETGIIIGQDGLARPLWAASDPLMQAYYDHEWGMPVRDEQGMYERISLEAFQAGLSWATILRKREAFRKAFLDFHPESVAAFTDADVERLMLDAGIVRNRLKIQAAITNAKATIALRAEGGLVDFVWSFKPDTTPAPRTYAEIPTTSPESIALSKALRKKGFAFVGPTTMYALMEAVGIIDTHLVDSHRRGTSGVWLEQGQK; encoded by the coding sequence ATGACCACGGAAGAAACCGGCATCATCATCGGCCAGGATGGCTTGGCGCGGCCACTGTGGGCTGCCTCGGATCCGCTGATGCAGGCTTACTACGATCACGAGTGGGGCATGCCGGTCCGGGACGAGCAAGGGATGTATGAGCGCATCAGTCTCGAGGCGTTCCAAGCCGGCCTGTCATGGGCAACCATCCTTCGGAAACGGGAAGCCTTCAGGAAGGCTTTCCTGGATTTCCACCCTGAAAGCGTCGCTGCTTTCACGGACGCGGATGTCGAGCGGCTGATGCTGGACGCCGGCATCGTCAGGAACCGCCTTAAGATCCAGGCGGCAATCACCAACGCCAAGGCCACCATCGCCCTTAGGGCTGAGGGCGGGCTGGTGGACTTCGTGTGGTCCTTCAAACCGGATACTACGCCTGCCCCCCGAACCTATGCAGAAATCCCCACCACTTCGCCCGAATCGATAGCGCTGTCCAAGGCGCTCCGTAAGAAGGGCTTTGCGTTCGTTGGCCCCACCACCATGTATGCCCTCATGGAAGCCGTAGGGATCATCGACACACACTTGGTTGATAGCCACAGGCGGGGTACGTCGGGCGTTTGGCTGGAGCAAGGTCAGAAGTAG
- the pknB gene encoding Stk1 family PASTA domain-containing Ser/Thr kinase: MSTPRPGPAHREESTPVSSQRILNGRYELGDLIGRGGMADVYRGSDTLLGRTIAVKVLRADLARDPQFQARFKREAQAVAALNHPSIVAIFDTGEYSVPGGPGEDVRVPYIVMEFVAGRTLRDMIKAHELGVEDSIGYTLGVLAALEYSHRAGIVHRDIKPANVMVCADTGDVKVMDFGIARAMADSAATMTQTQAVVGTAQYLSPEQARGETVDARSDLYSAGCLLYELLTSRPPFVGDSPVSVAYQHVRETPDLPSVHNPEVSEALDSVLAKALQKSRSDRFQDAAAFRRALRAASNGIAVPVLPASEAPTDPNDLISSEDPETQLLSATAVGFLDVEHYNGVTQDPIEEPLDEALPLDLPPERERTSHQKSRRRTWAATLAIFTILVLAGAGFWIYSLVNAPPAAPAKVAVPSVTNMSESQALQELYSAKLVPKTARVASDKVAKDMAIGTSPSAGSMLEQNAEVILNISSGPSSVTIPADIVGRTESDARDTLRRLGITGNISSVRTHSPTVPIGLVITTGPAPGAPIAAASNVELQVSSGKVLMPQLIGLAQSEAEALLKENGLVMAVVEQENSQVTPGKVTAQSETFNTEVDQGKTVTVTVAKAPVPTPPPTPTDTSNPKPTPTKKD; the protein is encoded by the coding sequence ATGTCTACGCCACGGCCCGGTCCAGCGCACCGAGAGGAGAGTACACCTGTCTCTTCGCAGCGCATCCTCAATGGTCGCTACGAACTCGGTGACCTTATCGGCCGTGGCGGCATGGCAGACGTCTACCGTGGGTCGGATACGCTCCTGGGACGCACCATTGCAGTCAAAGTCCTGCGTGCCGACCTCGCCCGCGATCCCCAGTTCCAGGCCCGCTTCAAACGCGAGGCCCAGGCTGTCGCAGCACTGAACCACCCTTCCATCGTGGCCATCTTCGATACCGGCGAGTACTCTGTCCCGGGCGGACCGGGTGAGGACGTGCGTGTCCCGTACATCGTGATGGAGTTCGTCGCAGGACGGACGCTGCGGGACATGATCAAAGCGCACGAACTCGGTGTTGAAGACTCCATCGGCTACACCCTTGGCGTCCTCGCGGCGCTGGAATACAGCCATCGGGCGGGCATTGTGCACCGCGATATCAAACCCGCCAACGTCATGGTCTGTGCGGATACCGGGGACGTCAAGGTCATGGACTTTGGCATTGCCCGGGCCATGGCTGACTCCGCTGCCACCATGACGCAGACGCAGGCTGTAGTGGGAACGGCACAATACCTTTCCCCCGAACAAGCACGGGGAGAGACCGTTGATGCCCGCAGCGATCTCTACTCTGCGGGCTGCCTTCTGTACGAACTGCTTACCAGCCGGCCACCATTCGTAGGCGACAGCCCGGTTTCAGTGGCCTACCAGCACGTCCGGGAGACGCCCGACCTCCCCAGCGTCCATAACCCCGAGGTTTCCGAGGCTTTGGATTCCGTGCTTGCCAAGGCCCTGCAAAAGAGCCGGTCGGACCGATTCCAGGATGCGGCTGCCTTCCGGCGGGCACTCAGGGCCGCGAGCAATGGCATCGCCGTTCCCGTGCTTCCCGCCAGCGAGGCACCCACCGACCCCAACGACCTCATTTCGTCCGAAGACCCGGAAACGCAGCTCTTGAGCGCCACGGCCGTTGGATTCCTTGACGTCGAGCACTACAACGGCGTGACCCAGGACCCCATTGAGGAACCGCTGGACGAAGCGCTTCCCTTGGACCTCCCACCCGAACGTGAGCGGACCTCCCACCAGAAGTCCCGCCGTCGCACTTGGGCGGCGACGCTGGCAATCTTCACTATCCTTGTTCTCGCAGGCGCCGGATTCTGGATCTACAGCCTGGTTAACGCGCCCCCCGCGGCACCGGCCAAGGTGGCGGTTCCCTCGGTGACCAACATGTCGGAGTCCCAGGCGCTGCAAGAGCTCTACTCCGCAAAGCTGGTCCCCAAAACTGCCCGCGTGGCCAGTGACAAGGTTGCCAAGGACATGGCGATCGGCACCTCACCCAGTGCTGGCTCCATGCTTGAACAGAACGCCGAGGTCATCCTCAACATCTCCAGCGGTCCCAGCTCGGTAACTATCCCTGCCGACATTGTGGGCCGCACCGAGTCAGACGCCCGCGACACCCTTCGGCGCCTGGGAATCACGGGCAACATCTCCAGCGTGCGGACGCACAGCCCCACGGTTCCCATCGGACTCGTGATCACCACGGGTCCCGCCCCCGGGGCGCCCATAGCCGCAGCTTCCAACGTTGAGCTGCAGGTGTCGTCCGGCAAAGTGCTGATGCCCCAACTGATCGGTCTTGCCCAGTCGGAAGCCGAAGCGCTGCTGAAGGAGAACGGCCTCGTCATGGCCGTGGTGGAGCAGGAAAATTCCCAGGTGACCCCCGGCAAGGTCACGGCACAAAGCGAAACCTTCAATACTGAAGTGGATCAGGGCAAGACAGTGACGGTAACGGTAGCCAAGGCCCCGGTTCCGACGCCCCCACCCACGCCCACAGATACCTCCAACCCCAAGCCGACCCCCACTAAGAAGGACTAA
- a CDS encoding RNA polymerase sigma factor: MQRPHPAHKRPFEAVVQEHGGTVLRVCRAVVGLHDADDAWSETFLSALQAYGALPEDANLEAWLVTIAHRKCIDLIRSSNRRPLPVDQPPERPSKIGIPGDNQAELLSAVGRLPPKQRQAVAYHYLAGLPYQDIASLLGGTPDAARRAGSDGVKALRAMLREEPESVRAFLVHSTSVTTSSVPASAKGEIR, from the coding sequence ATGCAGCGCCCGCACCCGGCCCACAAGAGGCCGTTCGAAGCAGTCGTCCAGGAACACGGCGGCACTGTGCTCCGGGTGTGCCGTGCAGTGGTGGGCCTTCATGATGCTGACGACGCATGGTCCGAAACGTTTCTTTCGGCTTTGCAGGCTTATGGTGCCCTCCCTGAGGATGCCAACCTTGAGGCCTGGCTCGTCACTATTGCGCATCGGAAATGCATCGACCTCATCCGTTCCAGTAATCGCCGCCCCTTACCTGTCGATCAGCCACCCGAGCGGCCCTCGAAAATTGGCATTCCTGGTGACAACCAAGCGGAGCTGCTCAGCGCTGTCGGGCGATTGCCACCTAAACAACGCCAGGCAGTGGCCTACCACTATTTGGCGGGCCTCCCATATCAGGACATAGCGTCACTTCTTGGCGGGACACCGGATGCCGCACGACGTGCTGGATCCGACGGTGTGAAAGCCCTCCGTGCCATGCTCCGCGAAGAGCCCGAATCCGTGCGGGCTTTCCTGGTTCATTCCACGTCCGTGACCACCTCATCCGTCCCAGCATCGGCGAAAGGAGAAATCCGATGA
- a CDS encoding rhomboid family intramembrane serine protease produces the protein MSYGIPSAEPSATIPVCPRHPDRPSYVRCQRCGRPACPECQRAAAVGFQCVDCVNEQKRTTPTYRSPYGGALATGRPLVTFTIIGLCVLVYVLQWIVPGDAVFQNFAFANYAAASEPWRMLTAAFLHSQGFLLHIVLNMYTLWIFGQALEPLLGRIRFLAVYLLSAVGGSVGYLLLTPTFPVVGVVGASGAIFGLFGAMLVVQRHRGGETKQLWVLIAINGAIGFFVPSIAWQAHLGGLITGGLAAAAIAYAPRDKNQALLQAGGLILVAGLLAVLAWFRITAG, from the coding sequence ATGAGCTACGGAATCCCGTCGGCAGAGCCGTCCGCCACCATCCCGGTGTGCCCACGGCACCCGGACAGGCCCTCCTACGTGCGCTGCCAGCGCTGCGGACGCCCCGCGTGCCCCGAGTGCCAGCGGGCGGCCGCCGTCGGGTTCCAATGTGTTGATTGCGTCAACGAACAAAAACGTACGACGCCGACCTACCGCTCTCCCTATGGCGGTGCCTTGGCAACCGGCCGGCCCTTGGTGACGTTTACGATCATCGGGTTGTGCGTGCTGGTTTACGTCCTTCAATGGATTGTTCCCGGCGACGCCGTATTCCAGAATTTTGCGTTCGCAAATTATGCAGCTGCCAGCGAGCCTTGGCGGATGCTTACGGCGGCCTTCCTTCATTCGCAAGGGTTCCTGCTGCACATCGTCCTGAACATGTACACGCTGTGGATTTTCGGACAAGCCCTTGAGCCTTTGCTCGGGCGGATCCGGTTCCTGGCCGTGTACCTGCTCTCCGCCGTTGGCGGATCCGTGGGCTACCTTTTGTTGACTCCCACCTTTCCCGTGGTTGGCGTGGTGGGAGCTTCAGGCGCCATTTTCGGCCTGTTCGGTGCCATGCTCGTAGTGCAGCGTCATCGCGGCGGCGAAACCAAACAACTTTGGGTCCTCATTGCGATCAATGGTGCCATTGGCTTCTTTGTACCCAGCATCGCCTGGCAAGCCCACTTGGGTGGCCTGATCACCGGCGGCCTCGCTGCCGCCGCTATTGCCTATGCCCCGCGGGACAAGAACCAGGCCCTGCTCCAAGCGGGCGGCCTCATCCTCGTGGCAGGCCTTCTGGCCGTGCTCGCGTGGTTCCGCATCACTGCAGGCTAG
- a CDS encoding peptidylprolyl isomerase, which translates to MTIATAKATIHTSLGDIKVDLFGNHAPKTVANFIGLATGEKSWTHPETGEDKTGTPLYDGTIFHRIIKDFMIQGGDPLGRGVGGPGYKFDDEIHPELTFNAPYKLAMANAGIQMGKGTNGSQFFITTVNTDWLFGKHSIFGEVADEESRKVVDAIEGVRTGMGDRPVEDVVINSIDIEQL; encoded by the coding sequence ATGACCATCGCAACCGCAAAAGCAACGATCCACACGAGCCTCGGCGACATCAAGGTTGACCTCTTCGGCAACCACGCCCCCAAGACGGTCGCCAACTTCATTGGCCTCGCTACGGGCGAAAAGTCCTGGACGCACCCGGAAACCGGCGAAGACAAGACCGGCACGCCCCTTTATGACGGCACCATCTTCCACCGCATCATCAAGGACTTCATGATCCAGGGTGGCGATCCCCTGGGCCGCGGCGTTGGCGGACCGGGCTACAAGTTCGACGACGAAATCCACCCCGAGCTGACCTTCAACGCCCCCTACAAACTGGCCATGGCCAACGCTGGTATCCAGATGGGCAAGGGCACCAACGGGTCACAGTTCTTCATCACTACGGTCAACACCGACTGGCTGTTCGGCAAGCACAGCATCTTCGGTGAAGTAGCTGACGAGGAATCCCGCAAGGTTGTTGACGCCATTGAGGGCGTCCGCACCGGCATGGGCGACCGCCCCGTTGAGGACGTCGTCATCAACAGCATCGACATCGAACAGCTCTAG
- a CDS encoding GyrI-like domain-containing protein yields MKVDLKKQIETYNASHGRFCVVTVPALQFLMIDGHGDPNTSQCYRDALATIYPIAYKMKFFSKQELGRDYTVMPLEALWWAEDMDTFTSARDKSRWDWTLMNMVPGWMTQDHFEDARKIVAQKGQGPAIDALRLETLDEGLSVQTLHIGPYDDEGPVLAEMHNSFIPGESLTMSGKHHEIYLSDARRTAPEKLRTILRQPVTVAGSVAASLQ; encoded by the coding sequence ATGAAAGTCGACCTTAAAAAGCAGATCGAAACGTACAACGCCTCGCACGGCAGGTTTTGCGTGGTGACGGTTCCGGCCCTGCAGTTCCTCATGATCGACGGCCATGGGGATCCAAACACCTCCCAGTGCTATAGGGATGCGCTGGCCACCATCTATCCGATCGCTTACAAGATGAAGTTCTTCAGCAAGCAGGAGCTGGGCCGCGATTACACCGTGATGCCCTTGGAAGCGCTCTGGTGGGCAGAGGACATGGATACGTTTACAAGCGCCAGGGACAAGTCACGCTGGGACTGGACCTTGATGAATATGGTTCCCGGCTGGATGACCCAGGATCACTTCGAGGACGCACGTAAGATCGTCGCCCAAAAGGGCCAAGGCCCGGCAATTGACGCTCTTCGATTGGAAACACTCGATGAAGGGCTAAGCGTCCAGACCCTCCATATAGGGCCCTACGATGACGAGGGTCCAGTGCTCGCGGAAATGCACAACAGCTTTATTCCCGGCGAGTCGCTGACGATGTCGGGGAAGCATCACGAGATCTACCTCAGCGACGCTCGCCGCACTGCACCGGAGAAACTCAGGACGATTCTGCGGCAACCGGTCACAGTTGCGGGAAGTGTTGCAGCTAGCCTGCAGTGA